The sequence acaaaaatgaatgagcatggctgtgttccaatacaactttatttatggatactaaatttgaattttatataattcccacatgtcatgaaatattgttctttgatttttttcaaacattGAGAAACATAATAATCATTCTTAGCTTATGGGCGATAGAAACCAGGTAGCAGGCCAGATTTGGCCAGTGAGCCCTATTTTGCTGACCGatggtctagatcagtggtcagcaaactcattagtcaacagagccaaatatcaacagtacaacgattgaaatttcttttgagagccgaaaaccgacttctgcacatgggccacgaagtttcaatagcactgtacgtgcgcgcccgcatgtggtattttgtggaagagccacactcaaggggacaaagagccgcatgtggctcatgagccgcagtttgctgaccactggtctagatgccCACATCAAGGATATAAAGGAGTTCTCTGAGGCATGCCTTCACCCACTTCCACTGTCCAAGCAAGGACTGGGGTATAGGATTGGCATGGGAAACGTCTGTGGGTCACAAAGGAAAGGCTCTGACTAACCCTTTGGTCTCTACTCAGACTCTGTGAAGCTGGTGATTTGGAAAGTACAGTTTGCACCTCTGGAACCAGGCCATGGCCCCTGAACTCAAACCATCTGCAACTTTCTTCTGTCAGCTCAGCCCCTACAATTTCAGGCCTTGATGGAGAGCGAGGTTTGTGACCCCACTTCTTGCCTTCTACCCCACAGCCCCTCTAAAACCCTTTCTTCACTGATTTACTACTTGGGTAGACAGGGATGGAAGCCAGGTGGCAACAGTGCTAAGGAAACAGGAATTTTATGTCTTGATCTTGGCATTCTCCATCCAACCTTATGATGGACCTCTCTCTTCCAACTTCAGGTTCACTACCATGGCCAACCCATCTCTGTCAATGTTTCTATCAACAACTCCATCAGcaagatcataaaaaaaaaatcaagatttcaGGTTAACTTCTTTTCCTATCCCCCTGCACCTGTTCCCGAATCCATAGATCTTTTCCTAAAACTCTTCCCCACTTACTCAATCTGCATTCATCCAGGCTTTTCATCCAATTTAGGTTTATCAAAATACTTATCTTTGTCTGTGAGCACATTTTAGTGCACCTGCATATTGTATAAGGTCACATCTGAGGGCAGTGAGTTGGGGTCTTGAGGATGACTGattaattataattatgtgcTTTTCCTGGCTGTTTAGTTGACCAGATCACAGATGTTTTCCTGTATTCACTAGGAAAGTACACCAAGACAGTATTCATTCAGGAGTTCACatgagctggagctggagcctggGTCAGAAAGCCAAAGGTTGGGGTAGTGGGAGAAGGCTTGAGGGCTAGAGGCAGGGGAAAGTAGGAAGTGGGTAAGAGCACAGGACTGAGAAAGATCAAAGTGAGGGTTGACCTGGATAAAGGGAAGGATTTCCAGGAGAACTAGAGGGAATATACCCACAAGAGGATAATCAAAATACTGGTAGAGGGCAGGGGCATAAGGACTTCCCATCAGAACAAATTGTTCCTGTTAGGttgaggcatgggggaaagaccacagccatgcaagcatccgcaaggtagatggtgacaaagataactggcgccttcccagacccctgcccgaggcaggaattccacatctctcatgctctccaccctcccctcaccaaacggctgtataaaggaagtacctaagcccctgttttggcgcgaactcccctgacCCACTCttggaccggtgagtttcgcccgggagcgcaagattaaaacctccctcccttttccatggcctggactctgtgtcttgtttcctgtgtcgcaaacctttcatctggtgccgaaacccgggtggggattgagtgtgtatcccatttggggtacccctccccacttgtctcccggaaccctcaggcttctttccagctcggcagcgtcagttggtgagtcccagtccctatTGATTCCTAGGGTCCTCCGTCGGCGTCTCTGTCCGTAAACCGCGGTCCGCGTCAGAGATTGCTTTCCGGGCATAGCCCTCCGgacctttccaggaaaggttctgaccctggggTGTAGTGAAGACGTTCCTACTCCACCTTGGTCTCCGGCCTTTTGGCCTCACTCCGATCCCAGGGGGTCAGCGAGAGacgtctcccaccatccctcggattccgtccgtagccttggctcaacgattgggacgctgatccttgggcctctgctactgaccctaggtttcaaaatgggcaCCAGAAATCCAAAACTGACTCACAGGCGCTGCTGGGTGCCTACTCAACAATCCGGCTAAGCTGGGCCTGTCCCAGGATCTGCGTCCTAAACGCCTCATTTACTTCTGTaccgtggcatggcctcagtatgaattggacaacaggtcacagtggcctgaacatgggactttcaattttaacatcctgaccgaccttaacaacttctgccaacgagctgggaaggggctggaggttccatatgtccaggcctttttcaatctgcgctcccgtccctccctctgctccttctgttctctctgactctgtcctctgctccttctatTCTCTGACTCTCTGAacccagctgctctctcacttccacccctcttcctcccaccgAACACTttcagccccctcctcctccttcgccacggctccctttcttccccttggCAGGTGCTTTCTCGGCAGCACCTCACCTGCCCACCCGCGGCTTCCGCGGCCGTGGGTAACACCACCGCGACCGCGCCGctccctcccgcggccgccgctgcGCTTTCTTCCCCGCGAATGCAACCATCGCCACAAGCATCGCCGCTGCACAGCACGAGAGCCACCCGCCCGCCATCCCGCAAGCCGCTCCAAACAGCTGGCTCCCGCGctccggggtgggggagcggaggcggcaagggagcaggcgtggggagggcgggcagtgccGCTGGCTCAGCCACAGGACGCCCCGGACAGCGACCGGGCTCGGACCCCCGAGCCCCCGGGGTCcgcagccccgcctcctcctcctcctcccttccgaCTCGCCTtctgccctgcctccttctgccctgccgtccgctccctcccttcccccatcctcactccccgaCCTCCCCAGGCCGTTCCTCGTGAGGAACCAGGCTGGGTGTACCAACTAGATACCCCGGAAGGGCGAGAGGGGCGCCGACATCGCGACCAGATGCTCCAATGCCTGATAGCCGGCCTACAGGCCGTCTCCCACAAGGTCATGACCCGCCGCTGGCCACGCTGGAACTGGCTGAAGGCTGAAGATGGCAGGACTCGACGACCCATCACCCTCGCCGGGCCCCCAGGTAAACGCTCAAGGTAgtgggtaagcagatctccttcctgatcatACGGGGGCTACGGCTCTGTCCTTGCCCTCCTTTTCCAGGCCATTGCCCCTTCcacgatctcggtcatgggtattgatggcaaacatgctctggcctcagcgccttctcaccccgccctctccccctcttctccctccctagagaacaactttcttgctggcacaggcttatcagaaactcagttCGGAActcaagcagttagaggcctgttccaagaagttttaaagttaactgttgacaaggattttaaaaggacccactcacctggacggtcctgccccaggggttcagagacagccctcatctgtttggccaggcctaacAGAGACCTCCGacaatgctcattagaacccagcactctcctccagtatggagatgatctccttctctgcagcccctccctggacacgtctcagaggcatacagctggcctccgctggtaggattcttccagccttcaccccacagcctacctgtccagacagcttgatcccacAGTTCGggaatggcagccctgcctccgggctctggctgcagctgctgctctcaccaaggaggcccagaagatttgcctccagcaacccttacaggtcttctccaggatcttctgtcacaccggtccttatctctccttgccccctctcccatgcaggaactccatctcctgctcctggagagtcctgacatctccctaactcagtccccagccctgaacccagccacactccttcctgctgcctccacccaacctgcagcaaagtactcctgccccgaggtcgtcagaggccctcactcaacctcgggcaggactctcagatcttcctctctctaatcctgatttaactctgtttgtggatggaagctCTTGTCTAGACCCCCAGGGACGTCAGAAAGCCTCCTACGCGATAGTAACTCAAGCGGACCCTGGATACGGCCTTCATCCCTCTTCACCTCGCCCACACTGCGAGAGGCAGTCAcaagtgcctgctcctcctgctcaccccagggaggaatgcgccccaactttcctacccatcaaatgaggggacacctcccagggcaggactggcaggcAGCTGCTCTGGGAACAGGCTGACAGGTGGACGGGACTGCACACagtaatcctcacaacccccactgcGGCCAAACTACTTGATGATCCATCAGggcaccacctctccagactcaagaggaccccggagcagcatgacttctataaatgtgaggtgttgggccccactaaggtctgccttagccgccctccccctcctcctcctcctcctcctcccagccctgggcaacctacacccacccccacctgcttatgtgtggaggttcaaggtccATGAAACCTAcgaccaggacagcacacaagTCACCCGGCAGGTAGGATCTCAGGACTGCCCTCTGGTCGGATGCCAGGCGGAGATCCTGATTGCTGTCGACCTCCGGTCAGTGTGCAATGGTGGCCGACCATATGCCTACTCTGCTTACAACCAACGGAACCCAGACAGGTGTAATCGAGACGTCAACACCTATGGGGGTTGCCGCTGGTCAGGCTGTGTCATCCATGATGCCTATAATGaggtcaggtctggtccctttttctggaaggacgggaccttcaacatcagggtccgggacccctgggaccagcgatGGGTTGCAGGCGttatgggaaaactatatgggGATGGTTGGAGTTTaaccccttcagggaccatctacatctcccgggaatatgtcatggcccaggaggcccaaatccaggtctccaaaaagcatcctacaggccgaaaattcccttaaagggaagctgcctgattccccccgggtagaagtcctgtcttcttggctccaatttatccaacacactctactattccttaacgagacccgcaccctgcccaatgtctcgcactgctttttatgtgtctctctccaaagacctttgctggctgctgtcccactcatgactcctccaggaactcaaggacatggtgaatgtcagcctcccctgactggcattcccctctgggaacccGAAACTCCAGAGCCCACCTTGCCCCCACGGATATGCTACCAGACCAGCAGCAACCGATAACTGGGACAGTCACTTgaactgtacccaaaaccacactgcagccagtcccaccaaggccagcccgggtaccttcttttggtgcaatggcaccttaagcaactgcataaactcctctgaccccgggccgcttcggggtcacagtagttccccaactaaccttgtatggagagtcggagcttgcctggttgctcccttcatcccacccccgggcccgccgggccgccttcctccctgtcatgttggggctccctgcctcctcaaattcatccgctCCCGGATCGCAGAAAtgtgactgtaaaccagctcctgttccatccctacactcggctgcccctcaacccgcctctgcctgaccctggcctttaacatcccccaccctcttcgcccctggtcagcaggaagtagccaggacgatttcggcgccccctatcaccaaaaaggctgggatgttaggttgaggcatgggggaaagaccacagccatgcaagcatccgcaaggtagatggtgacaaagataactggcgccttcccagacccctgcccgaggcaggaattccacatctctcatgctctccaccctcccctcaccaaacggctgtataaaggaagtacctaagcccccgttttggcgcgaactcccctgacCCACTCttggaccggtgagtttcgcccgggagcgcaagattaaaacctccctcccttttccatggcctggactctgtgtcttgtttctgcgtcgcaaacctttcagttCCCACTCTCCACAGTTAGACATGTCAGCTCTCTTGGATACTCCAGTAAGTTCGTGCAATTGTGGAAGATACTCGAGAATAAAAGTACACTTAGTTGGCAAGCATAGCCTaagttcttctcttcttctcctttcaaAAGGAGACAATAGATGCTAACTCCAGCTTCTTCAAGAGCTTTGCAGTAACCCCACTCCTGGCTGCCAACTGCTAGAAACGAGGCTTGGCACTGGATGGCAAACTCAAGCATGGTGATACCAATCTGGCCTCTAGCATGATGTAGGTTCAATGCGACTCCCAGCctccattttatatatgcatGTTATATATACAGTTGTGAGGTTTCACCTTCAATAAAGcctacctattttttaaatgtccctaGGTTAGTGTTCAGCGATCCCTTGGGCCTAAGGGCCAACAGTAAGCTAAATAATGCCCATGGGATCAATGGCAGGCTTAGGTCATAGGTATCGAGAAAGGTAAAAGTGGAGAGAGAAAATTCCTGTTGTATAATATTTCACAGCTCACAAAGGCCTTACTATGTTTTCTTCATAAGAATCCCAGGGTGCTCTTTCTCCATGGAGAATGCCTGTACCATTCCCTTTCCCATCTCCTTCCCATCCCtctgctcccccctgccccacccccccactctcccctaacctctaagggctCCCATGAGACAtgtaaccaggggagcaatgagtAGCAGCTCAGTCCCAGGGTGCTCTTCCTCCAGGGAGCACTCCCCTCTTGctattccctccctcctctcctcttcctcctctcatcCTCCCTGTAACATCTTTTTGGTTTAAATCATATAACCCAAGAGTTCAGAGCCATTGTCTCTCTCAACTGGCCCACTCCTTGCTTGGaatgtattttcaataaatcccactttgctttacttaaaaaaaaagaatcccagtaaAGTAGGCTGTAAAATTGTTGTTCAATTTTATACTTAAGGACCCTGAGGctgaaaaagacaaaggaatttGTCCAGGCATGCagagctaataagtggcagaggtgGAAAGGATTCTAGCACATGTCATCTGGTTCTAACACTGTGATCTCTACAGTATCTACTCTCTAGGGAAGATAGAAATGGATGAAAGATTAGGAGATgaaaaatggaggaaaaggaagacaaacaatgagAAAGATATGATACAAATTGATAGAATTCTATCAAGTCATTCATTTGGTCTTTTGACTTCAGAGGCCTTAGTGTTAGATGTATCTCCCAGGAAAAACCATCTGACATATGTTcattccctcctgcctctcctcatGCCTCATCAATCATGTAGCTATAGATTACTAATGCTAGAAAGACCCTTAGAAATTATCCAAACAGCATTATTTTATAGAAGATCAATACCCCCAACCAATGAAGACTTTCCCAAGAACATACAgctttctttgtcttatttttcaaTCATGGGTTTTTTtctattgagcacctattacaaaatacaaaaaaattaagacaatcTCTGCCTTCAGTCAATTTATGGCCTAGATGGGGAACAAAGAGGAATGCAAATGCAATCTAACAGTTAAATGTTAGTATAGGTGGTTCAGATTATAGATCCAATAGAAGGTAAAAGAAGCCAACATAGCTGGAGATATAGAATGAGCTAGATCTTAAAGAATGTGTAGAATccgccctagctagtttggctcagtggatagagcatcagcctgtgaactgaagggtcctgggttcgattctggacaagggcacataacttggttgcaggcttgatcagggctcatgtgggaggcaatcaattgatgtatctctctcacatagatgtttctctccgtgtgtctctccccctcccttctactctctttaaaaaatggaaaaatgtcttcgggtgagggttaacaacaacaacaacaacaacaacaacaacaacaaaaagaatgtgtAGAATCTGGATAGCaatagaggaagaaaagagcATTCCATTTGGGAACATGGCATGAGCAAAGGCTAGAAGGTGGCATGTTTTGGGCATGGTGAGAGGATGGGTCCATTTAGGTTGTTTTCCAGGTATTAGAGAATTAGGACAGAAAAGAttagagaggctgggtggggcaaTATTGTTAAGCAGAGTAGTTATATTCAGAGAGGTAGGATTTTGAGAGGGTGACATGGTAAAACTGCATTTTAGGAACAGAAATGTGATCCCAATGAGTAAGAGAGAGTAGAGCTTGGGAGACCTGTTGGAAGACAAAAGGTGCAcaggaagggactgggggacttgattaattcctccccttcccccatccccacaAACACACAATGAAAACTACCACCTCCAGTCTTAGACCTGGAATTAACAAGGAGCTTCTGGG comes from Eptesicus fuscus isolate TK198812 chromosome 1, DD_ASM_mEF_20220401, whole genome shotgun sequence and encodes:
- the ARR3 gene encoding LOW QUALITY PROTEIN: arrestin-C (The sequence of the model RefSeq protein was modified relative to this genomic sequence to represent the inferred CDS: deleted 5 bases in 3 codons; substituted 3 bases at 3 genomic stop codons), which codes for MDSVKLVIWKVQFAPLEPGHGPXTQTICNFLLSAQPLQFQALMESEVHYHGQPISVNVSINNSISKIIKKIKISVDQITDVFLYSLGKYTKTVFIQEFTXTIDANSSFFKSFAVTPLLAANCXKRGLALDGKLKHGDTNLASSMILRPGINKELLGILVSYKVRVNLMLSSGGIIGNLTASDGDVELPLILMHPKPSHVASAASACSENIVIQEFTRQEPSSGCIKESQKALALERDKGS